TATTGCGGAGGGTTCGATCCCGGCCAGGACAGCTTCCAGGGCTCGGGTAATAGTGCCGAGGTAGTCCGCCTGGTCGGTAGTTGTTTTATAGTGGCGCAGGATGCGGCCCCCGGCAATGAGGACGGCATCGGTGTGGGTGCCACCCATATCCAGTCCTACAAACATTTGCCTCGCCTCCAGGTTTATTTTAGAACTTTAAACCGGGAGTTGCAAGGATAATGCATTATCGGCCCATTATTTTCTGCGTTTTACGAGTTTAACTTTGAAAATGCTTTAAAAGAATATAAAGGTAGTATTTGCGGGTCACTCCTGGCATATGAATGATAGCGGGCGGTTCTGCGCCTGCCTGCGAACATTGTTAGCGAGGTGAAGAAGTTGCCAGCCACCGCCCGGCTGACTAATTTCTATAGCAAGGTAATGCTGGAGGGGGAAGAGCAGTTCAGCACCGTTACCATTGAAGCCACTGCACCGCCTCCCGTGGCAATCGACTATCCAGAACCGGGTACCTGCCGGGTGACCCTCCGGGCCATCCTGAATATGTACCCCGGCCCCCTCTATATCCAGGACGGTATTCTCCGGGAAGTAACGGTTGAGCCTGGTGAAAGGCAGGTTACTTTTAACATCAGCCTTGATGAGGCCGTCCAGGCGACGTCGACGGTGGTAGAAGGTATACCCTACCGGGTGGTGTTGTGCTTCAGCCGTCGGCCCCTGCAGGAATTTTACCGGGATAAATTAATTATACTCGATCCGGGCCACGGGGGGACCGATGGCGGCTGGCGGGGACCGGTCAATCTCTGGGAGCGGGATATGGCGTGGAAGACCGCCCTGGAACTGGCGCGGGTCATGGAGGGTTTTAAAGCCCGGGTGATCTGGACCCGCCAGGCAGAGGAAAACCCCTCCTGGCAGGAACGCCTGCAGAAAGTTACCCCGGCTACTTTTTGCTTTATCAGCATTCACGAGCATG
This Moorella sp. E308F DNA region includes the following protein-coding sequences:
- a CDS encoding N-acetylmuramoyl-L-alanine amidase, with protein sequence MKKLPATARLTNFYSKVMLEGEEQFSTVTIEATAPPPVAIDYPEPGTCRVTLRAILNMYPGPLYIQDGILREVTVEPGERQVTFNISLDEAVQATSTVVEGIPYRVVLCFSRRPLQEFYRDKLIILDPGHGGTDGGWRGPVNLWERDMAWKTALELARVMEGFKARVIWTRQAEENPSWQERLQKVTPATFCFISIHEHGAEDECQRGTAVLYNPAFRGNEELAAKVLERIVARVKTPVRGVKADEELACLGEVPGLKLEPVAITNWVDEGLLRNPYFHQKVALATAVAIKQYFQRGKYAYGREE